The Nitrospirales bacterium genome includes a window with the following:
- the ilvN gene encoding acetolactate synthase small subunit, whose protein sequence is MEHIISLTIENKFGALSRVAGLFSGRGFNIETLSVAPTLDPSISMMTIVTSGEERIIEQIMKQLNKLIDVIKVVDISESEYVERETALIKVHTRPEDRAEALRIADIFRANVVDSSPTSYTIEVTGDTRKVQAIIHLLQPLGIKELVRTGRIAIGREPTRTSSAQSRPLAKVN, encoded by the coding sequence ATGGAACATATTATCTCTCTGACCATCGAAAATAAATTCGGCGCGCTTTCGCGCGTAGCCGGCTTGTTCAGCGGGCGTGGGTTTAACATTGAAACCCTATCCGTGGCTCCGACGCTGGATCCCTCTATCTCTATGATGACGATCGTGACTTCAGGAGAAGAGCGGATTATTGAACAAATTATGAAGCAATTGAATAAGCTGATTGATGTGATCAAAGTTGTGGATATCAGCGAAAGCGAGTACGTAGAACGTGAGACGGCCCTCATCAAAGTTCACACCCGGCCGGAAGATCGTGCCGAAGCATTGCGTATTGCCGATATTTTTCGCGCCAATGTCGTGGATTCTTCACCAACCTCGTACACGATCGAAGTGACTGGAGATACTCGAAAGGTCCAAGCGATTATCCATCTTCTTCAACCGCTCGGCATTAAAGAGCTGGTTCGAACTGGTCGGATCGCAATTGGACGAGAACCGACACGCACGTCGAGTGCTCAGTCTCGGCCGCTTGCCAAAGTGAATTAA
- the ilvC gene encoding ketol-acid reductoisomerase produces MNIFYEKDVDRQNILKKKVTIVGFGSQGHAHALNLHESGVKVVVGVRPGASWRKAESAGLKVMPTADAVKDADVVMVLAPDERQAAIYEKDIAPNLKKGAYLAFGHGFNIHFGQIQPADTTNVFMVAPKGPGHLVRSEYTKGSGVPCLLAVHQDPSGDTTKVGLAYASAIGGARAGVIQTNFREETETDLFGEQAVLCGGLTSLIQAGYETLVEAGYSPEMAYFECLHEVKLIVDLIYQGGIANMRYSISTTAKYGDVTRGPRVITSETKKTMKRILSEIQSGRFAREWVLENQANRPVYHALLKKGEEHPIEEVGQRLRGMMPWLQKDQLVDQNKN; encoded by the coding sequence ATGAATATTTTTTATGAAAAAGATGTTGACCGACAGAACATTCTGAAAAAAAAGGTGACGATCGTGGGGTTTGGCAGTCAAGGTCATGCCCATGCGTTAAATTTGCATGAAAGCGGCGTGAAGGTTGTTGTCGGTGTTCGACCTGGCGCGTCCTGGCGAAAAGCTGAATCAGCGGGATTGAAAGTCATGCCTACGGCTGACGCAGTCAAAGATGCCGATGTTGTGATGGTCCTGGCGCCGGATGAGCGGCAAGCTGCGATCTATGAGAAGGACATTGCCCCAAATTTAAAGAAGGGTGCGTATTTGGCCTTTGGTCATGGGTTCAACATTCACTTTGGGCAAATTCAACCGGCCGATACGACGAATGTCTTTATGGTGGCCCCGAAGGGGCCAGGGCATCTCGTTCGTTCGGAATACACAAAAGGCAGCGGGGTCCCTTGTCTATTGGCCGTGCATCAGGATCCCAGTGGAGATACGACAAAGGTGGGGCTGGCCTATGCCAGTGCCATTGGCGGAGCGCGGGCAGGAGTGATCCAAACCAACTTTCGAGAAGAAACCGAAACGGACCTGTTCGGTGAACAAGCGGTCTTGTGCGGTGGGTTGACCTCCTTGATTCAGGCCGGATATGAGACGCTCGTGGAAGCCGGCTATTCTCCTGAAATGGCGTACTTCGAATGTTTGCACGAAGTAAAATTAATCGTGGATTTGATCTACCAGGGCGGAATCGCCAACATGCGCTACTCCATCAGCACAACTGCCAAATATGGCGATGTTACGCGGGGGCCCAGGGTGATCACGAGTGAAACGAAAAAAACCATGAAACGCATTTTGTCCGAGATTCAGAGCGGTCGGTTTGCCCGTGAGTGGGTGCTCGAAAATCAAGCCAATCGGCCGGTCTATCATGCGCTGTTGAAAAAAGGTGAGGAGCATCCGATCGAAGAAGTCGGACAACGCTTACGCGGCATGATGCCCTGGCTACAAAAGGATCAGCTCGTTGACCAGAACAAAAATTGA
- a CDS encoding phosphatidylserine decarboxylase family protein: MADRAAGLPVAREGLPFVLGAAIPAMVAGRVGWRGTALALGAVAGYCAWFFRNPARSIPSGDDLIVSPGDGKVVAIEREFESRFLKTDSIRVSIFLNIFNVHINRVPCGGVLQDVVYQPGQFIPADRPDASVNNEQNALMIRRADGKKVLCVQVAGLIARRIVCWALPGEQVQKGERFGLIRFGSRMDLYLPHESHVSVKVGEHVKGGTSVIAELACEAEKV, translated from the coding sequence TTGGCTGATCGTGCTGCAGGGTTACCGGTTGCTCGAGAAGGGCTTCCCTTTGTTCTTGGAGCCGCCATTCCGGCGATGGTTGCTGGTCGCGTTGGATGGCGAGGAACTGCGCTTGCGTTGGGGGCGGTTGCTGGCTATTGCGCCTGGTTTTTCCGAAATCCGGCTCGAAGCATTCCATCGGGGGATGATCTCATCGTATCGCCTGGAGATGGGAAGGTCGTGGCGATTGAACGGGAATTTGAGTCGCGGTTTTTAAAAACCGACAGTATTCGAGTCAGCATTTTCCTCAATATCTTTAATGTCCACATTAATCGTGTTCCATGTGGGGGGGTTCTGCAGGATGTTGTGTATCAGCCTGGGCAGTTCATTCCCGCCGACAGGCCTGACGCCTCGGTGAACAATGAACAGAACGCCTTGATGATTCGTCGCGCAGACGGCAAAAAGGTCTTGTGTGTGCAAGTGGCAGGCTTAATCGCTCGACGCATTGTGTGTTGGGCATTGCCGGGAGAGCAGGTGCAGAAGGGCGAACGGTTTGGCCTCATTCGATTTGGCTCCCGAATGGACTTGTATCTTCCCCATGAGAGTCACGTCAGTGTAAAGGTTGGAGAACATGTTAAAGGGGGCACTTCCGTCATCGCCGAACTAGCATGTGAGGCCGAGAAGGTGTGA
- the pssA gene encoding CDP-diacylglycerol--serine O-phosphatidyltransferase, translating into MRGSFIKGPKRRRGVYLIPNLLTTGNLFSGLASILFAFNGDFQSAAIAVFVAIVFDTLDGTSARLMKSTSQFGLQYDSLGDLISFGVAPGLIIYAWALNTPTMLGAAVMFAFVACGALRLARYNVMATSSVSDSKAFTGLPIPGAAGVIASFVIFDLHVFALSESIRPIVGLVMSLSLSFLMVSTIRYRSIKDLQFRESHHFNYLVYAILILMAVLAYPQLMLLVLFGGYAMSGVLEQGCQTLANAFGKRKDSTLVRDPVHDSKDS; encoded by the coding sequence ATGCGCGGGTCTTTCATAAAAGGTCCTAAAAGACGGCGTGGGGTATATCTTATCCCAAATCTCCTCACGACGGGAAACCTCTTTAGCGGATTGGCCTCGATTCTGTTTGCGTTTAATGGGGATTTTCAATCTGCCGCCATCGCGGTCTTTGTCGCCATCGTCTTCGATACGCTTGATGGGACTTCGGCCCGTTTGATGAAAAGTACAAGCCAATTCGGTCTCCAGTACGATTCGTTGGGAGATTTGATTTCCTTTGGTGTGGCGCCTGGTCTCATCATCTACGCATGGGCCTTGAATACCCCCACGATGCTCGGGGCGGCGGTCATGTTTGCCTTTGTCGCCTGCGGTGCGCTGAGATTAGCCCGGTACAACGTGATGGCGACGTCCAGCGTGAGCGACAGTAAGGCCTTTACCGGACTTCCGATTCCTGGCGCTGCAGGTGTCATTGCGTCATTCGTGATATTTGATCTCCATGTGTTCGCCCTGAGTGAGAGCATTCGACCCATTGTTGGTCTCGTGATGAGTCTGAGTCTGTCGTTTTTGATGGTCAGTACCATTCGGTATCGCAGCATCAAGGACCTTCAGTTTCGCGAAAGTCATCACTTTAATTATTTGGTGTATGCGATTCTGATTTTGATGGCTGTCTTAGCTTATCCGCAACTGATGTTGCTCGTCCTGTTTGGTGGTTATGCAATGTCTGGAGTTCTTGAGCAAGGATGTCAAACGTTGGCGAACGCGTTTGGTAAACGAAAGGATTCCACTCTTGTGAGGGATCCTGTCCATGACTCCAAAGATTCATGA
- a CDS encoding 2-isopropylmalate synthase — translation MARMIRIFDTTLRDGEQSPGASMNIEEKVLVAKQLARLNVDIIEAGFAFSSPGDFEAITRIGQEVEGPVICSLARAKPEDIDRAWEALKGAPKRRIHTFLSTSDIHLTHQFRMTRDEARVRAVEMVQHARSYVDDVEFSPMDATRSDLSYLCEVVEAVIDAGARTVNIPDTVGYATPQEFGHIIRTLRERVKNSDQAVFSVHCHNDLGLAVGNSMAAIHAGAGQVECTINGIGERAGNASLEEIAMGLRTRKDFYDADTQIITEEISKSSRLVSKITGMLVQPNKAIVGANAFAHTSGIHQDGLLKEKNTYEIMRPQSIGLTQSRLVMGKLSGRHAFREELTRLGYTLSDEEINESFDRFKRLADQKKELFEEDLEAIVSEAAIRIPERYVLKGLSVESGLGEKPQATVELDVDGRVVKQSGSGDGPVDAVYRVIASLTETKSQLKAYIVKAITGGTDAQGEVSVRVEENGEMVTGHGSNTDIIVASAHAYLNALNKLTSLLERHARAERKIPLC, via the coding sequence ATGGCACGAATGATCAGGATCTTTGATACAACTTTGCGCGATGGAGAGCAATCTCCTGGCGCCAGCATGAACATTGAAGAAAAGGTCCTGGTAGCCAAACAACTCGCTCGGCTCAATGTCGACATCATTGAAGCGGGATTTGCGTTTAGTTCCCCCGGCGACTTTGAGGCCATTACGAGGATTGGGCAAGAGGTGGAGGGTCCTGTGATTTGTAGCCTGGCCCGGGCCAAGCCGGAAGATATCGACCGGGCCTGGGAAGCGCTCAAGGGAGCTCCGAAGCGGCGTATTCACACGTTTCTTTCGACGTCAGATATTCATTTAACACACCAGTTTCGGATGACCCGTGATGAAGCACGTGTGCGGGCGGTTGAGATGGTCCAGCATGCTCGGAGCTATGTTGATGATGTCGAGTTTTCTCCGATGGATGCGACACGGTCTGATTTATCGTATCTCTGCGAAGTAGTTGAAGCAGTGATTGACGCAGGGGCAAGGACCGTCAATATTCCTGATACCGTTGGGTATGCCACTCCACAGGAGTTTGGACACATCATCCGAACGTTGCGTGAGCGAGTGAAGAATAGTGATCAAGCCGTCTTTTCCGTTCACTGCCACAATGACCTGGGGCTTGCTGTCGGAAATTCCATGGCCGCCATTCATGCAGGCGCAGGACAAGTGGAATGTACGATTAACGGTATCGGAGAGCGAGCCGGCAATGCGTCACTCGAGGAAATCGCGATGGGGTTACGGACGCGAAAAGATTTCTATGATGCCGACACCCAAATCATTACGGAAGAAATCTCCAAGAGCAGTCGCCTGGTCAGCAAGATTACCGGCATGCTGGTTCAACCCAATAAAGCGATCGTTGGGGCGAACGCGTTCGCCCATACCTCCGGCATTCACCAAGACGGACTCCTGAAAGAAAAAAACACCTATGAAATCATGCGGCCACAATCCATTGGATTGACCCAAAGTCGTCTCGTCATGGGAAAATTGTCGGGACGTCACGCCTTTCGCGAGGAATTAACGCGGCTTGGCTACACACTGTCTGATGAGGAAATTAACGAATCCTTCGATCGTTTCAAGCGACTAGCGGATCAGAAAAAAGAATTGTTCGAAGAGGACCTTGAAGCCATCGTCTCGGAGGCGGCGATTCGAATCCCGGAACGCTATGTCTTGAAAGGCCTATCAGTCGAAAGTGGTTTGGGCGAGAAACCTCAAGCCACGGTCGAGCTTGATGTGGACGGTCGTGTCGTGAAACAGAGCGGGTCAGGCGATGGTCCGGTTGACGCGGTCTATCGTGTGATCGCCAGTCTGACAGAGACCAAGAGTCAGTTGAAAGCCTATATCGTCAAAGCCATTACGGGGGGGACCGATGCTCAAGGAGAAGTGTCTGTGCGGGTAGAGGAAAATGGCGAAATGGTAACGGGGCATGGATCCAATACGGATATTATCGTGGCCTCCGCCCATGCCTACTTGAACGCACTGAATAAACTTACCTCTCTTTTGGAGCGACATGCGCGGGCAGAACGAAAAATTCCTTTATGTTAA
- the leuB gene encoding 3-isopropylmalate dehydrogenase has product MRKKIAVFSGDGIGQEIVPEALKVLASIGARFDHVFECEHGQVGGTAIDSVGVPLPPESLELAKNSDAVLLGAVGGPQWEGLEYERRPERALLGLREQLGLFANLRPAKVYSALIQASTLKPEVIEGIDVLVVRELTGGIYFGKPKGIEETATGHRGINTEVYTTEEITRIAHVAFQAAQKRRRVVTSIDKANVLESSELWRRVMTDVHQHYADVELRHMYVDNCAMQLVRNPKQFDVIVTTNLFGDILSDEAAMLTGSIGMLPSASVGSTVGMFEPIHGSAPDIAGKNMANPIGTIASVAMMLHHAFDLPKEAELIERAIQATLDQGYRTKDIEDKGTTLLGTKEMGDRILQNLGRF; this is encoded by the coding sequence ATGAGAAAAAAAATTGCCGTGTTTTCTGGAGATGGAATAGGTCAGGAGATTGTCCCTGAGGCGTTAAAAGTTCTAGCGTCGATTGGGGCGCGATTTGATCATGTCTTTGAGTGTGAACATGGACAAGTCGGCGGGACGGCGATCGATTCGGTTGGTGTCCCGCTGCCGCCTGAATCATTGGAACTGGCCAAGAACAGCGATGCCGTCTTGCTGGGAGCGGTTGGGGGACCTCAATGGGAAGGCCTGGAATATGAACGTCGTCCTGAACGGGCTCTGTTGGGGTTGCGCGAGCAACTGGGGCTGTTCGCCAATCTTCGACCGGCGAAGGTTTACTCAGCGTTGATACAGGCCTCGACTCTCAAGCCTGAAGTGATCGAAGGCATTGATGTGCTGGTCGTGAGAGAACTCACCGGTGGAATTTATTTCGGGAAGCCCAAGGGCATCGAAGAAACGGCGACTGGACACAGGGGGATCAACACAGAAGTCTATACCACGGAAGAAATCACGCGGATTGCTCACGTGGCGTTTCAGGCGGCGCAAAAACGGCGTCGTGTCGTGACATCCATCGACAAGGCCAACGTGCTCGAGTCCTCGGAGTTGTGGCGTCGTGTCATGACCGATGTTCACCAACATTATGCCGACGTTGAATTGCGACATATGTATGTCGATAATTGCGCGATGCAATTGGTGCGCAATCCGAAACAATTCGACGTGATTGTCACGACGAATCTTTTTGGCGACATCTTGAGCGATGAAGCTGCGATGCTTACGGGATCGATCGGCATGTTGCCTTCCGCGAGTGTCGGTTCCACCGTGGGGATGTTTGAGCCGATCCATGGAAGCGCACCCGATATTGCCGGAAAGAACATGGCCAATCCTATCGGAACGATCGCGTCGGTGGCGATGATGCTGCACCATGCGTTTGACCTGCCGAAAGAAGCCGAACTCATAGAACGGGCGATTCAAGCCACGCTCGATCAAGGCTATCGAACGAAAGATATTGAAGACAAGGGGACCACTCTGTTGGGGACGAAGGAAATGGGAGACAGAATTCTTCAGAATCTGGGACGGTTCTAG
- a CDS encoding aspartate-semialdehyde dehydrogenase, with amino-acid sequence MEKKSAYNVAVVGATGAVGTEMLRILEERKFPVDQLLPLASSRSAGEHVSFHGSDVTVKILEPTSFAGIDIALFSAGSGISQEFAPIAANTGTVVIDNSSAWRMDPQVPLVVPEVNAHALDGHDGIIANPNCSTIQMVVVLKPLHEAVCIKRVVVTTFQSVSGTGKEAMEELAQQSRRLMSLQEATPEVYPHHIAFNCLPHIDDFLPSGYTKEEMKMVNETKKIMEDDMIQVTATTVRVPVFVSHAESINIETKARLTANEARAILSESPGVFVYDDPSHNIYPLQKDVAGTDVVYVGRVREDESIANGLNLWVVADNLRKGAALNAVQIAEVLIQ; translated from the coding sequence ATGGAAAAAAAATCTGCCTATAACGTGGCCGTCGTCGGTGCGACTGGCGCGGTTGGGACCGAGATGCTTCGCATCCTCGAAGAACGAAAGTTTCCTGTCGATCAGCTCTTGCCTCTGGCGTCGTCCCGTTCAGCGGGAGAGCATGTCTCGTTTCATGGAAGTGACGTGACTGTCAAAATCTTAGAACCGACCTCTTTTGCCGGTATTGATATCGCTCTCTTTTCAGCTGGCTCCGGAATTAGTCAAGAGTTCGCTCCTATTGCTGCCAATACAGGGACCGTCGTGATCGACAATAGTTCGGCCTGGCGGATGGATCCGCAGGTGCCGCTGGTGGTTCCTGAAGTGAATGCTCATGCCTTGGACGGGCATGATGGGATCATTGCCAATCCGAACTGTTCGACGATTCAAATGGTTGTCGTTCTAAAACCGCTGCATGAAGCCGTGTGTATCAAACGAGTGGTGGTGACGACGTTTCAGTCTGTCTCGGGCACGGGGAAGGAGGCGATGGAGGAACTGGCTCAGCAATCTCGTCGATTGATGAGCTTGCAGGAAGCGACTCCTGAAGTCTATCCCCATCATATCGCCTTTAATTGTTTGCCTCATATTGATGATTTTTTGCCGTCTGGCTACACCAAAGAAGAAATGAAGATGGTGAATGAAACCAAGAAAATCATGGAAGATGATATGATTCAAGTAACTGCCACGACCGTGCGGGTGCCGGTTTTTGTCAGCCATGCCGAATCGATCAATATTGAAACGAAGGCACGATTGACGGCCAATGAGGCCAGAGCGATTCTCTCGGAATCGCCAGGAGTGTTCGTGTATGACGATCCCTCTCATAACATCTACCCCTTGCAAAAAGATGTGGCCGGAACCGATGTGGTCTATGTGGGACGCGTTCGGGAAGATGAGTCCATCGCGAATGGCCTGAATCTCTGGGTGGTAGCGGATAATCTTCGCAAAGGCGCGGCGTTGAATGCCGTACAAATCGCCGAGGTGCTCATTCAGTGA
- a CDS encoding DUF2905 domain-containing protein yields MDFTGLGKLLLVMGLSVVALGVIFLIVGKWPGSGMSWLGRLPGDIVVKRENFTFYFPFATSILISVIGSLLLYLFMKR; encoded by the coding sequence ATGGATTTTACTGGTCTGGGAAAACTCTTATTAGTAATGGGCCTGTCGGTTGTCGCTCTCGGAGTGATTTTTTTGATTGTAGGAAAATGGCCGGGGTCTGGAATGAGCTGGCTCGGTCGATTGCCCGGCGATATCGTCGTGAAACGTGAAAATTTCACCTTCTATTTCCCCTTCGCGACAAGCATTCTCATCAGCGTGATCGGAAGTCTTCTGCTGTATTTATTCATGAAACGATGA
- a CDS encoding SpoIID/LytB domain-containing protein, translating into MILTSLRVFFIVLGLLGVRPIVGLASEDIRVSLSDSAAHVMLTSSHPIDLRFPSGRQVVEFSPVHIEPLRRGLKVSGRRLSFTRVIARAHRGELRVSVSDSTAESVREPAKEWQLKGRVEIRHYQGRLLVVNHVDVEDYVAGVVTGEINTSWHPEALKAQAVAARTYVLYKKMMNQEQPYDVVSSVQDQVYEGQAQVDEKVQSAIRQTKGKVITYQQRPILAAYSSTAAGPTEDASYVWDVNVPYLKGVECPFDDQSPRYRWQAAISLETLERKFRKLDYEVGSIATITPFTQTPSGRIDRIRILHSRGQLIVTGQDFRRIAGYSTILSTQFQIESLGRELVVKGKGAGHGVGLCQWGMKEMADLGYGYEAIVRYYYPETDVLPLSQVTLTPPILTP; encoded by the coding sequence ATGATTCTGACATCTTTACGTGTGTTTTTTATCGTGCTCGGACTACTTGGTGTCAGGCCAATAGTGGGATTGGCTTCCGAGGATATTCGTGTGTCGCTTTCAGACAGTGCGGCACATGTCATGCTCACGTCCAGTCACCCAATTGATCTTCGTTTTCCTTCCGGCCGGCAAGTTGTCGAGTTTTCTCCAGTGCATATCGAACCTCTACGTCGAGGCTTAAAAGTCAGCGGCCGTCGGCTGTCATTCACGCGAGTCATCGCTCGGGCCCACCGTGGGGAGCTGAGAGTGAGCGTCTCAGATTCTACAGCAGAGTCGGTTCGCGAGCCAGCGAAAGAATGGCAATTAAAAGGCCGTGTGGAAATTCGGCATTATCAGGGGCGCTTGTTGGTCGTGAATCACGTGGATGTGGAAGATTATGTGGCTGGCGTGGTGACGGGAGAAATTAACACCAGTTGGCATCCAGAGGCGCTCAAGGCTCAGGCCGTAGCGGCGCGGACCTATGTGCTGTATAAAAAAATGATGAATCAAGAACAACCATACGACGTGGTGTCGAGCGTGCAGGATCAGGTGTATGAAGGGCAAGCGCAGGTCGATGAAAAAGTCCAGTCCGCGATTCGTCAAACCAAAGGGAAAGTGATTACGTATCAACAGCGTCCAATTCTGGCGGCCTATTCATCCACTGCCGCTGGACCGACAGAGGATGCGTCTTACGTGTGGGACGTGAATGTGCCTTACCTCAAGGGAGTGGAATGTCCATTCGATGATCAATCGCCCCGGTATCGATGGCAGGCGGCCATTTCATTGGAAACCCTAGAGCGAAAATTTCGGAAACTGGATTATGAGGTCGGCTCGATCGCCACGATCACGCCATTTACGCAAACCCCTTCCGGACGCATTGATCGTATCCGTATCCTCCATTCTCGAGGACAATTAATCGTCACCGGCCAAGATTTTCGTCGAATAGCGGGGTATTCCACGATCCTCAGCACACAATTTCAGATTGAAAGCCTCGGTCGGGAATTGGTCGTGAAAGGAAAAGGCGCAGGCCATGGCGTCGGACTCTGTCAGTGGGGGATGAAAGAAATGGCCGACCTCGGGTATGGCTATGAGGCTATCGTACGTTACTATTACCCAGAGACTGACGTGTTGCCGCTCTCTCAGGTGACCTTGACGCCTCCAATATTAACGCCCTAA
- the queA gene encoding tRNA preQ1(34) S-adenosylmethionine ribosyltransferase-isomerase QueA, translating to MQLDDFQFPFDPSLIASRPVRPRDQAKLLVVPRRTGPYQDHRIVDLPRLLNPGDLVIVNNTKVIPAKLSGTKSPTGGKVELLVVRSCGEDRWEVLIKGKVHAGQRISLEGGAEARVEERSQERTVIAVKSPEPWMEYVQRVGQMPLPPYLKRQATTEDTHDYQTIFAQTAGAIAAPTAGLHFTSRILEELNRRGINVAPITLHVGLGTFRPVTVDRIEDHQMEGEWFQISNETAHAINRTKEKGGRVVAVGTTVTRSLETACDANGHIKSQEGYTNLFVTPGYEFRVVDVLMTNFHLPGTTLLMLLAAFTGLEQSRLAYEHAVKERYRFYSYGDAMLIQ from the coding sequence ATGCAGCTCGATGATTTTCAATTTCCATTCGATCCTTCCCTGATTGCTTCTCGTCCGGTCCGTCCACGTGATCAGGCCAAATTGTTGGTGGTTCCTCGACGAACCGGGCCGTATCAAGACCATCGTATCGTCGATCTGCCTCGATTATTGAATCCGGGAGATCTGGTTATCGTGAATAACACGAAAGTGATTCCCGCGAAATTATCCGGGACAAAATCTCCGACCGGAGGAAAGGTTGAATTATTAGTGGTGCGCTCCTGTGGAGAAGATCGCTGGGAAGTGTTGATTAAAGGCAAGGTCCATGCGGGGCAGCGGATCAGTCTGGAAGGCGGTGCGGAAGCGAGGGTTGAAGAGCGTAGTCAGGAACGAACGGTGATTGCCGTGAAGAGTCCGGAGCCGTGGATGGAGTATGTGCAACGGGTCGGGCAAATGCCCTTACCACCGTACCTGAAACGTCAAGCGACGACAGAAGACACTCACGACTATCAAACGATATTCGCTCAAACAGCCGGCGCGATTGCTGCGCCGACTGCCGGGCTGCATTTTACGTCCCGGATCCTCGAGGAGTTGAATCGGCGTGGGATCAACGTGGCGCCGATTACTCTCCATGTTGGCCTGGGAACGTTTCGGCCTGTGACAGTCGATCGCATTGAAGACCATCAGATGGAAGGAGAATGGTTCCAGATATCGAACGAAACCGCCCACGCGATCAATCGTACGAAGGAGAAGGGTGGGCGTGTGGTTGCTGTCGGGACGACGGTGACGAGGAGCCTGGAAACTGCCTGCGATGCGAATGGACACATCAAGTCTCAGGAAGGCTACACGAATCTCTTCGTGACTCCTGGCTATGAGTTTCGCGTGGTTGATGTGCTCATGACGAATTTTCATCTCCCCGGCACAACACTGCTCATGCTTCTTGCGGCCTTCACGGGCCTCGAACAGTCCCGATTAGCCTATGAACATGCCGTCAAGGAACGTTACCGTTTCTATAGTTATGGAGATGCCATGCTCATCCAATAG
- a CDS encoding SurA N-terminal domain-containing protein, protein MLRTMREGSEKHPWILWAILIAITVTFVIVGAWDYEGNPTNTVAEVGPYTVSLQEFRRTYDNYDRFYRDQLKQEDIQEEQIKQLALNALIDAKAWTLLADEWELEISEEELRNSILEQREFQKDGTFDPQFYQRILANNRMTPGEFESQRRIELRRDKARLLVTESTTLTPEELKEVDELAKRQAKEGEEPDPQTKERIRLQFLLQKKQRALQAFQTALRSQNNIVIHDHLL, encoded by the coding sequence ATGCTTCGTACGATGCGAGAAGGGTCCGAAAAACATCCATGGATTCTGTGGGCGATACTCATCGCGATTACCGTAACGTTTGTCATTGTTGGAGCCTGGGATTACGAAGGAAACCCCACCAATACGGTTGCTGAAGTCGGGCCGTATACAGTCTCGCTTCAAGAATTTCGCCGAACCTACGACAACTATGACCGTTTTTACCGCGATCAGCTCAAACAAGAAGACATCCAGGAAGAACAGATCAAACAGCTAGCGCTCAACGCCCTGATTGACGCCAAAGCCTGGACGCTCCTGGCTGACGAATGGGAACTGGAGATTTCGGAAGAAGAACTGAGAAATTCCATTTTGGAACAGAGAGAGTTTCAAAAAGATGGAACCTTCGACCCGCAATTTTATCAGCGCATTCTCGCCAATAATCGTATGACGCCTGGGGAGTTTGAAAGTCAACGTCGAATCGAGTTGCGCCGAGACAAGGCCCGGCTGCTTGTTACCGAATCGACGACATTGACGCCTGAGGAATTGAAGGAAGTTGATGAATTGGCCAAACGTCAAGCAAAAGAGGGCGAAGAGCCTGACCCGCAAACCAAGGAACGCATTCGCCTCCAGTTCTTGCTCCAAAAAAAGCAGCGAGCGCTGCAAGCGTTTCAAACAGCTTTACGATCACAGAATAATATCGTCATTCATGATCATCTACTCTAA